The following coding sequences are from one SAR86 cluster bacterium window:
- a CDS encoding MFS transporter, with protein MKDTKLPVSTKLYYGFGSMAFGIKDNAFAYFLLFVYVQVFGLSPDLAGLAILLMLIFDAISDPLVGYFSDNTKTKWGRRHPYIYLSALPVCISFFVLWIPPLDLTQFQLFSYLLLVGIFIRTAITFYEIPSMALGPELSKDYIERSSLLAYRYWFGWWGGLAVWCSLWIFVVYSSYTGTTDARYLPSTWQSYGLACGVVMFIAIMVTALGTHRHINDLFTPEPNKLSLRNTLSQLWETLTVSRDYLVLFLAGIITAVASGISTNLTLFYYSFFWEFTPLNILTIGLALFLTPFVGILISPYLAGKYGKRNTIIFMFLIAFVAENIAIFMKIFDLMPSNDTPYVLFIVLACHWIGIAAQIISYTTLGSMVFDTVEEVEKITGRRMEGTLLAARSFAAKCMSGAGAFLAGIVLSLSSWPSGAVAGEVDNSTIISVGIYALSISTCLWLLALFIFSKVKMTKASHEGNLDNLNYSET; from the coding sequence ATGAAAGATACAAAATTGCCAGTTTCCACCAAACTTTATTATGGTTTTGGATCAATGGCATTTGGAATTAAAGACAATGCTTTTGCTTATTTTTTACTTTTTGTTTATGTGCAAGTATTTGGATTGTCTCCAGATTTAGCCGGATTAGCTATTCTTTTGATGTTAATTTTTGATGCTATTTCTGATCCTCTCGTTGGTTATTTTTCTGATAATACAAAAACAAAATGGGGCAGAAGGCATCCCTACATTTATTTGTCAGCGTTACCAGTATGTATTTCTTTTTTTGTATTGTGGATTCCTCCATTGGATTTAACGCAGTTTCAATTATTTTCATACTTACTTTTAGTTGGAATTTTTATTAGAACGGCTATTACTTTTTACGAAATTCCTAGTATGGCCTTAGGACCCGAATTGTCTAAAGATTACATTGAAAGAAGTTCTTTGCTTGCTTATAGATATTGGTTTGGATGGTGGGGAGGTCTTGCAGTTTGGTGTTCTTTATGGATTTTTGTTGTTTATAGCAGCTACACGGGCACAACAGACGCCAGGTATCTACCTTCAACATGGCAATCATATGGGTTAGCTTGTGGAGTGGTCATGTTTATTGCAATCATGGTTACTGCTTTAGGAACTCACCGTCACATTAATGATTTATTCACGCCCGAGCCAAATAAACTTTCTTTAAGAAATACCTTGAGCCAGTTATGGGAGACCTTAACCGTAAGTAGAGATTACTTAGTTTTATTTTTGGCGGGAATTATTACTGCAGTTGCATCTGGAATCTCTACAAATCTTACTTTGTTCTATTACAGTTTTTTTTGGGAATTCACTCCCTTAAATATTTTGACAATAGGTTTAGCTTTATTTCTAACGCCTTTTGTAGGCATTTTAATTTCTCCTTATCTGGCTGGAAAATATGGAAAAAGAAACACAATAATATTTATGTTTTTAATTGCTTTCGTTGCAGAAAATATTGCAATTTTTATGAAAATCTTTGATTTGATGCCTTCTAACGATACTCCTTATGTTCTTTTTATTGTTCTAGCTTGTCACTGGATAGGTATTGCTGCTCAAATAATTTCATACACCACTTTAGGCTCGATGGTATTTGATACAGTTGAAGAAGTTGAAAAAATTACTGGAAGAAGAATGGAAGGTACTTTATTGGCTGCTAGATCTTTTGCAGCAAAATGTATGAGTGGAGCAGGAGCATTCTTAGCTGGAATAGTATTATCCTTATCTTCTTGGCCGTCAGGAGCCGTAGCTGGGGAAGTGGACAACAGCACAATAATTAGCGTAGGTATTTATGCTTTATCTATTTCAACTTGTTTATGGCTTTTAGCGCTATTTATTTTTTCCAAAGTTAAAATGACAAAGGCTTCTCATGAAGGAAATTTAGATAATTTAAATTACTCTGAGACATGA
- a CDS encoding BolA/IbaG family iron-sulfur metabolism protein, which yields MIKDDIELNLKNNLEIYFLEVINESNMHNTPDGAESHFKITVVSDFFEEMRAVQRHQKIYQILSEEMKKIHAIAIHPFTRNEWKDISGDDLKSPNCLGGENAEK from the coding sequence ATGATAAAAGACGATATAGAGCTAAATTTGAAAAATAATTTGGAAATTTACTTTTTAGAAGTAATAAACGAAAGCAATATGCATAACACGCCTGATGGAGCTGAATCGCATTTTAAAATAACAGTTGTTTCCGATTTTTTTGAAGAAATGCGAGCAGTTCAAAGGCACCAAAAAATATACCAAATTCTATCGGAAGAAATGAAGAAAATTCATGCCATCGCGATTCATCCATTTACACGCAACGAGTGGAAAGATATTTCAGGAGATGACTTAAAATCTCCAAATTGCCTTGGTGGAGAGAATGCAGAAAAGTAA
- a CDS encoding rhodanese-like domain-containing protein — MQKSKKFFIATFYKCFSFEQIKLLENLLKRQFKKLKIVGTVILTSEGINSTIASQNSVSLKKGIALIEKYCGNLEIKNSISDKQPFKKLKIKLRQEIVPSGINLRIDNHKGKYVDPEDWHDFISQKDVQTIDVRNEYEIEVGTFKNSISPKTKNFREFNKYIVDNKKLLNRKKIAIFCTGGVRCEKASAMFLENGVENVFQLKGGILNYFEKSKNTDKWEGECFVFDDRVTLKTNLEPGNFYQCFACRRPLSNKDLLKPEYLKGVSCHKCFDEKTDEDRLRYKERHKQYKNQQL; from the coding sequence ATGCAGAAAAGTAAAAAATTTTTTATAGCTACATTCTACAAATGCTTTAGCTTTGAACAGATTAAATTATTAGAAAATCTTTTAAAAAGGCAATTTAAAAAACTTAAAATTGTGGGCACTGTCATCCTCACCTCTGAGGGAATTAATTCTACAATTGCATCCCAAAATTCAGTTTCTTTAAAAAAAGGAATAGCATTAATTGAAAAATACTGCGGAAATTTAGAGATAAAAAATTCGATATCCGATAAGCAGCCTTTTAAAAAATTAAAAATAAAGCTTAGACAAGAGATTGTTCCATCCGGAATAAATCTAAGAATTGATAATCACAAAGGTAAATACGTTGATCCAGAAGATTGGCATGATTTTATTTCTCAAAAAGACGTTCAAACAATAGATGTCAGAAATGAATACGAAATTGAAGTTGGAACTTTCAAAAATTCTATTTCTCCAAAAACAAAAAATTTTAGAGAATTTAATAAATACATCGTAGATAACAAAAAGCTCTTGAATAGAAAAAAAATTGCTATCTTCTGCACGGGAGGCGTTAGATGCGAAAAGGCTTCTGCAATGTTTTTAGAAAACGGAGTGGAAAATGTTTTTCAACTAAAGGGCGGAATTTTAAATTATTTTGAAAAGTCTAAAAATACTGACAAATGGGAAGGAGAATGTTTTGTTTTCGATGATAGAGTTACACTTAAAACTAATTTGGAGCCTGGCAATTTTTATCAATGTTTTGCATGTAGAAGACCTTTGTCTAATAAAGATCTGTTAAAGCCTGAATATCTTAAAGGAGTTTCTTGTCACAAATGTTTTGATGAAAAAACAGATGAAGACAGACTCAGATATAAAGAGAGACATAAACAATATAAAAATCAGCAATTATGA
- a CDS encoding MMPL family transporter, which produces MISANLITESPKLVLFIIFSLLILIGAGASNFDLDASSETLLLENDPDLKLYRDSAKTYGSTDFLVVTVTPDEPIFKKSSIETFKKLIFELSNVDGIESVLSLLDAPLIEANKNLSLSEVADQVSTLDSIDPDIEKAKRVFNTNEVYKNLLISEDLKTTAIQLTLKRNITYENLINERYSINDQLNPEFNSRLEIVNEEIQKERELISTKEEKLVEEIRSILKNYSYFGELFLGGAAMITVDTINFISQDLLTFGSAVFLIFILVLGVIFKQFRWVAIPLSAALFSSIISIGVIGWLEWKVTVVSANFVSIVMIISLSLAVHLIVRYQELNHKLDLDQKALVSETLRQMFLPCLYTALTTVAAFASLVISDIKPLIDFGFMMVISIVSIFIFTFIYFGSLNALLSKTNVSLKPVSESLTNKIFSWVEKRINTILILTFFVIFLSVVGFNKLTVENKFIDYFKSSSEIYKGLSLIDKKLGGTATLDVIIDAPSMGQEADFAFEDDFDEGFGDSLADEIQEQGYWFTSENLIFLESIHDYLEGRNEIGKVLSVSSGVKIAEIANNNNRLSDVELALLRSLLPEEIESQLLSSYISSDDNQVRLTARVIESLEGLNRKTLIESIDADLQNVFGLDVNQYSLTGISVIYSNLLQSLFGSLFGSMSIVFVSIFLMFLILFKSLNLALLGMVPNFLSAGAVIGTIGLLGIPLDVMTVTVAAVSVGMGVDNTIHYIFRFKKEYLASNNYLMASKNTHTTVGKALLYTSLTIIFGFLSLTISNFNPTVYFGLFTALAMIMAVISSLVLLPALLIKLKPLKV; this is translated from the coding sequence ATGATATCCGCTAACTTAATTACTGAAAGCCCAAAATTAGTTTTATTTATTATTTTCTCTTTACTTATTCTAATTGGAGCAGGAGCTTCTAATTTCGATTTAGATGCATCTTCAGAGACTTTACTTTTAGAAAACGACCCTGATTTAAAACTTTATAGGGACTCAGCAAAAACTTATGGCTCAACAGATTTCTTAGTAGTAACCGTAACTCCAGACGAACCTATTTTTAAAAAATCTTCAATTGAAACCTTCAAAAAACTTATTTTTGAGCTATCCAACGTCGATGGTATTGAAAGCGTTCTAAGTTTGCTTGATGCGCCATTAATTGAAGCAAATAAAAATTTGTCGTTGTCTGAAGTTGCGGATCAAGTTTCAACTCTTGACTCAATTGATCCTGACATAGAAAAAGCTAAACGAGTTTTCAATACAAATGAGGTTTATAAAAACTTATTAATTAGCGAAGATTTAAAAACTACTGCCATACAACTTACTTTAAAAAGAAATATAACTTACGAAAATTTAATCAACGAGAGATATTCCATCAATGATCAATTAAATCCTGAATTTAATTCAAGGCTTGAAATAGTAAATGAGGAAATTCAAAAGGAAAGGGAGTTAATATCAACTAAAGAAGAAAAATTAGTTGAAGAAATAAGAAGCATTCTTAAAAATTATAGTTATTTTGGCGAACTCTTCTTAGGAGGGGCAGCCATGATAACCGTAGATACTATTAATTTTATTTCACAAGATTTATTAACTTTTGGGTCGGCTGTTTTTTTGATTTTTATTCTAGTTTTAGGCGTTATTTTTAAGCAATTTAGGTGGGTGGCAATTCCATTAAGCGCGGCTTTATTTTCTTCCATTATCTCAATAGGGGTAATAGGTTGGCTCGAATGGAAAGTAACAGTTGTATCCGCGAATTTTGTTTCGATAGTAATGATAATAAGCTTGTCTTTGGCTGTGCATCTTATTGTTAGATACCAAGAGCTAAACCATAAACTTGACTTAGATCAGAAAGCTTTGGTAAGTGAAACTTTGAGACAGATGTTCTTACCATGCCTTTATACAGCTTTGACGACCGTTGCTGCTTTTGCTTCACTTGTTATAAGTGATATCAAGCCACTTATAGATTTTGGATTCATGATGGTGATTAGTATTGTTTCTATTTTTATTTTTACATTTATTTATTTTGGATCTTTGAACGCTTTATTATCCAAAACTAACGTAAGTCTAAAACCAGTGTCTGAAAGCTTAACTAATAAGATATTTTCTTGGGTAGAAAAAAGAATCAATACAATTCTTATTCTTACATTTTTTGTAATTTTTTTATCTGTAGTTGGATTTAATAAATTAACCGTAGAAAATAAATTCATCGACTATTTCAAATCTTCATCTGAGATATACAAAGGATTATCCTTGATAGATAAAAAACTTGGTGGCACTGCTACTTTAGATGTAATTATTGATGCTCCAAGCATGGGTCAAGAAGCAGATTTTGCATTTGAAGATGATTTTGATGAGGGTTTTGGTGACTCCTTGGCGGATGAAATTCAGGAACAGGGTTATTGGTTTACCTCTGAAAACCTGATTTTTTTAGAATCGATTCATGATTATTTAGAAGGCAGAAATGAAATAGGAAAGGTCTTATCAGTTTCAAGTGGAGTAAAAATTGCTGAAATAGCAAATAATAATAATAGGCTTTCTGATGTTGAACTGGCTTTATTGAGAAGTTTATTACCAGAAGAAATAGAGTCTCAACTTTTAAGTTCCTATATAAGCAGTGATGACAATCAAGTCAGATTGACAGCTAGAGTTATAGAATCGCTTGAAGGATTGAATAGAAAAACTCTTATTGAATCCATAGACGCCGATTTACAAAACGTTTTTGGTCTAGACGTTAATCAATATTCTTTAACAGGCATATCAGTTATTTACAGCAATTTATTACAAAGTCTATTTGGTTCCTTGTTTGGGAGCATGAGCATAGTATTTGTATCAATTTTTTTGATGTTTTTGATACTTTTTAAATCCTTAAACTTAGCTTTATTAGGAATGGTTCCAAATTTTTTATCTGCTGGAGCAGTGATAGGGACAATCGGACTGCTAGGTATTCCGTTAGACGTTATGACAGTTACTGTTGCAGCTGTAAGTGTGGGAATGGGGGTAGATAATACAATTCATTATATTTTTAGATTTAAAAAAGAATACTTAGCATCAAATAATTATCTAATGGCGTCAAAAAATACACATACGACGGTAGGAAAAGCGCTTCTTTACACCTCTTTAACCATAATATTTGGTTTTTTATCTTTAACAATTTCAAATTTTAATCCAACAGTCTATTTTGGGCTTTTTACTGCATTAGCTATGATCATGGCTGTTATAAGTTCTTTAGTGCTTTTACCTGCTTTGCTGATTAAACTTAAACCTTTGAAAGTATAA